In Mustela lutreola isolate mMusLut2 chromosome 4, mMusLut2.pri, whole genome shotgun sequence, the genomic stretch CACAGCTCAGGCCGGCTTTTGTGTCTCCGGAGTTCCACAGCGCCCCCTAGTGAGGCGTTGCTGTATGTGCCTGCCGGTCCATTAGCCTCTGACAAAACCTTGACCCTCTGTCTCACCAGGCCTTGCAAAACTTAAAAGGTCTTGCTTCAGGCAGGGTGTCAGGAAGCCACCCTTAAAGGGCCAGAGTGCAGTCCCGAGCCTTGGTGACAACCAGCCCCTTCTGATCATCCTGCCTTGTCAGGCCACCCTGACCGGGGTCTGGCCATGCTCGCTGAGAAGGAAAAtactctcaatggagaaaaagcaGACCTGAATTTGCTCCATACCTAGAACTCCGGGAGTGAGCCCTGGGCCATCGTGCACACAGACGCCACAGTGCGGCAATTCTGTACTGCTCATGCAGCTCGCCCTTAGCTAAAAGAGGTCCCCTTTGGGTGATGTGCACACTTGCCCCGCAGGAAGGGTAGGCActggctccttttcctctctggtcCCCTCGCTGCTAAGGGACACATGCTCGCAATCTAAATGTGTCCAAGATTTTGCTTTCACATCCCTGAGGGTGCAGGGTGGCATCTCTAGGATTAGGGTACATATATCAGTCCTGAGGGCCCGGGCAGGACCCTCTCGCTTCCAGGAACAGACCTGGCAGGTTATTAAATACCACCTTCCTGATATGTTGCCTCTGCTTTCAAAGTGCGCTCACATCTGTTACCCCATGTAATCCTCCCGGCAACTGAGGAAGAGGCAGGGCAAGTGGCATTGTCTCCACATTAAGGAAAACCAAGTGGGCTCAGAGATTAAGTGTTTTTCCTGAGAACCAACACAGGGCCTGGAACACTAGGAATTCAAGGATCTCTCCTCTCGGCTGCGACCCACTCCCACACCAGAACTGGTTCTGGGGCTCCACAGAGCAGCCAGGGAGCCCAAAGTCAAAGCTAGGCAAGAGAGAAGGTAGGAGCAAAAGGCTTTATTGATAAATATGCAGATATGTCTGTACACAGGGACCTGTTGTGGGCCATGGCCGGGCTGCAGACCCCCCACCGCTTGGGTTACAGCCAGGAGATGGCCCCATGTAGACCCCTGCCACAATAGCACAGCCATCTGGCCGCCCGCCCCCTCCACCTCTGCCAAttgtgctgggggcagggagaggcagaggccggcctcaggctccctgcccctggGGCTCACAAGCCATCTCCTCCCCTCCAGAGGACTGGCACTGGGCCCAGGGCAGAGTCAGGGAgtaggggcaggggaaggggacagCAGCTGCTTCAGACCCTGAGCAGAAAACCGGAGTGAGCACAGCCGGCAGCACCAGACAACAGATCTGGGCTCTAGGGGCCTCCGGGCTGGCCCCTCGTGGCTCGAACCTGCTGCgggagagaggcagggtggagTGCCCCTGTCTGCCTTTTCTCCAACAAGGCTGGCAAAGCCTGTGTGTGGCAGCACTGCTTCCTGGGTGCGGGGCCCTCGTGGCTCCCGGGCCCCCCGGGAGGCAGGGTCCCTTCATGGCTTGCCCAGCAGCCACATGGCAGGCGGCGCCCCTGAAGAAAGTGACAGGCCTCGGAGGCAGCAGCAGGGTGGGGGGACCCAGCGCTCCGCCGGGAGGCCTCTTAGCCCCGCAGAGGCCTCCATGGCCTCTCTTCCCAGGGGTCCGCGGGCTCCTCAGTCCTGGGGCGGCGGGGGCTGGTTGATGATGACCTGGATGACAAAATCTTTCTGGATCTTGGTTTCCTGGAGTCGCGTGCGGTCTGTGAGCAGCTTCCCGGAGAAGAACCACCGCTGCCAGGATGGCTCGATGCCCTCCAGGCTGTGCAGCTGCCTCTTCAGCTGCCCCACCGTGTCCGGCAGGCTGGCGTTGAGCCTCACGTCCTTGCCCGTGGAGAGGCGCACCTTCAGCGGGAACTCGCGGCGCACCCCGGGCGTGGGCTCGGGCGGCTCCAGGCTCTCCTCCTCAGTGTGCTCCAGCAGCAGGTTCACGGGCGGCGACAGGCAGTAGACGGGCAGCTGGTAGCGATTGCCCAGCTCGTCGTAGCATTCACAGAGGGTGCCTGCGCGAGAAGCGGGGCGGTCAGGGTCTGCTCGGAGAGCCCCACAGTTTCTGTCTTGGCCATGGGAAGAGAGGGGCGCGTACGCGAGTCAGGGCGGGTAAGGAGGTCATCTGGGTGGGGCACCAATCCAACAGGATTAGTGTCTTTCTAAGAGATACTGGGCCATGCTTTCCCAGTATGTATGGGAGGACGCAGCAAGCAGGCGGCCATTGATAAGCCACGAAGATAGCCCTCACCGAAAACCAAATCAGCTGGCACCTAGATCCTGGGCTTcccggcctccagaactatgagaaagaaATCTCAGTTGGGTAATAAGGTACCctatctgtggtattttgttagagcagcctgagCAACCCAATACACCTGTTATGGCTATCCCACAGTCCCCGAAACCAACCTACAGTCAGGGCTCTCTGGGAGAGACAGCTGGGAGGAGTTCAAGGTGGAATCAGGAACACATGGGGCCGGCATCTTGGCTCTGCCAGGTACTGCAGGTACTGTTCAATGCTGGTGAATGATGTaactttccattttttcattcgACAACTCTTTCCTGAGCTACATGCTGGGTGCTGGGGTTACCAGGGTGAGTGAGAAGGCACGGGCCCTACTGTCCATAGCTTCTACTCTGGTGGGCCCCAGGGGACTTCCTATACTAGGTATTGCACACAGTAATATATTTGTTGTGTCCGAAGCACCTACTAAGTTCCAGGACTGGACTAAAGGTGGTTCTGCATATCTTGCTGAGTCCTAACAACCATCCTGTGAGGTGCATATCTCCGCTTTACAGCTGCAAGTTCCTGAGACTAAAATCGAGAAGCTCCCTGTCAGGGGCGCACTATCAAGAGCAGAGACATTTGTTAAAACCCAGGTCTGTGACTCTACAGTTTCACTGTGACCCTCCACTTCCCATACCTGACTGCATAAGGCTGTTATAAACTTAAATGAGATACTACAGCAAAAGCTTCTAGCTCAGTGCCCAGCCCGTAGTAACCCTCAACAGAAGGGTTCTCAGATGCTCTGTGATCCCAGAGTACCCCGGGCAACTCTAGCTTGCTCTCCTCACGCTGCTTTGAGGTTGGCTGGTGCCTTTCTATGTCTTCAGTAGACAAGCGGGGACTGCGTCTCCCTTTGGTTTGAGTCCCCGCTCCTGGCACATACTCAGTGAGAGTTGCGTGAATTAGCAAGCAAAGGGCCACCCTGGCCACCGAGCAGCTTGGATTGAAAACTCCCAGTGTGGGGCCGGCTGCCGGCTCCCTTTCACCCAAAGCGGCCTGGCGGTCCCCATCCTGGTGGGGACAAAGCCCGGCCCCGCCCGCTCACCGTGAGGCAGGGTGATGCTGGCTCCGTCCAGGATGGCCTGGGCCAACTCATGGTCGTTGGCCTCGGCTGCATAGGCGGCGGCCTTGAGGGCGTCCCAGATCTCCTTGCGGCCCTCGAAGGCGGGTGCCGTGTCCCAGAACTCATCCCGTTTGCTCCGCAGCTGCCCGTCGGTCATGGGGTAGTCGCTCTTCCACTTCAGCCGCTCCTTCTTCAGGGGCTCGTTGCGCCCTGCGCCGGACGGAAGGGACAGGCTGAGCACCTCTGAGGCCAGGCTGCACCTGCAGTCTCTCCCCCCCACTGCCCTGCCAGCAccctcccacctctgccctccccagcagTGGCTCCCAAGTATTCTTCGGGCCTCAAGACCCTTTCCGGCAGCATCAGGGGATTAGTCTGGAAACTCCACACACCCAACCAGGAGACGTAAACAGTTTTTGTCAGCAGAGCATGTATCGCCTCCTTCTTTGATTATAAAGGAGTACACGCGCCGTATCCTTAAAGACCCGGCAAGAATGTCCCTGTGGGAGAATAAGGGTGGCCGTTGGTGGGGCAGGCCGGGCGCTTCAAACCCACTGCTCCTCTTGTCCACAAAGCCCGGGAGATGGGCCGGCTGTGACCATGAGAGCCTGTCATGTGCCACACGAGTACGGATTTCGCACAAGACTTTGAGTGCTGAGGCCACCCTCTCACTGCTGTCTGTGCCATGCTGCCACCGGGGAAGAAGTGACTCCAGAATCCCACTATTCAGAAATAACCACCACTGACACCTGAACatatttccttttccccatttctctcaaTATAGTTGAGTTcatattaagttttttaaaaaagacttatttatttgggggcgcctgggtggctcagtcggttaagcgactgccttgagctcaggtcatgatcccaggggcctggcattgagacccacatcaggctccctgctcagcgggaagcctgcttctccctctcccgctccccctgcctgtgttttttctctcgctgtcaaataaataaaataataaataaaataaaatctttaaaaaaaaaaaacagacttatgtatttgagagagagaggtcagagagTGAGTGCGCGTGCCTGAGGAGGGTTGGGGGGTtgagggggaaagagggagagagactcccagGCAGACGCCCGGCTGAGCTcgaagcccaaagcagggctcctctcaggaccctgagatgaggacctgGGCCAGAATCATGGGTtcgatgcttcactgactgaaccacccaggtgccccagtggagCTGATactgttacatttatttatttatttattttagtcctTGTTACAGAAaggatttcacatttttttcatgcCAATATACAACTTTATTTTACACTTATATTATGTCAATGTACATTCCCATGATGaataatgattatttttgtaCCTACCATGTAgttacaaaacacattttttgaaaaaaaccaTAACCAACCGACCAAAACATCCCTGCAGCATCTGAAGCGGAAAACAATTCTgttaaatgtcatttttcttgttACCTGGCCCCAAGTGACTTCCAAGACAAGTGGAGACTGAGGGCAGAAGCATCTCTCAAAGGCTCCAGGAGGCTCAAGACCtctcagagctgaaggcagaataaTCCACAGGAGGAAGGTTTAAAGCCGGTGGCTCCCTCTCAGACTCCGATCCTCCGGGCAAGGGGCAGGACCCAAGCTGGGGTCTGCCAACCAGTCGCCTGGTCCAGCTGGGGCAGGAGAGGATGCTCCTCAGGGGAACACAACAACACCCACTGCCTACCAGCCTACCCACCGTGTGGAAGAACCCCCAGCAAGCCCTGTATTTCTGTATACGACCCAATCTCCCCTACTTCAGCTTTGCAACAGCCTAAGGCACTAGGTGTTTATAGCTTTTTCACAGATgctgggacaggcagagagatcaaatgacttgcccgaggtcacacagtaAGTGACAGCATGAAGATTCCACCTCAGCTCAGACTGAATCCACAGACGGCCCTCCTACAGGTCTGCGTGAGCAGGCCAGAAAACTCTCAAAGCCAGACATCTAATTTAAAGAGCTGCTGGGTTagcagaaagaaatgcaaatcctcTTTGTGGGAAAACAACTTTAAACCAGGCCTCAAAGAATTCCCAGGATAAAGttccaaggaaaataaatgataaggTCATAGTTtttggtttctcctttttttataaaaaaaatcacaacatacAAGGCAACAAGGCAGTAGGAGCCAGAGCCAGCAAAAACAGCAGTCGGAAGGATCAGACTGACAAAGATTTCAGATAGGGGATTTATCGGACCAGATTATGAAATACCAAGTTTAAGAAATAAGtgagtcctggggtgcctgggtggctcggtcattaagcctctgtcttcagctcaggtcatgattccagggttccgagatcaagccctacatcgggctccctgctcaacgggaagcctgcttttccctcttcacaCCCACCCcgcccggcttgtgttccctctctcgctgtctctctctctctgtcaaataaataaataaaatcttaaaaaaaaaaaaaaaaaaaagaaaagaaaagaaaagaaagaaacaaatcttaACGATATGAACAGGGAAAAAGAGATTATAGAGAATGACCAAGCAGAGGTTAAAAGAACCATATGGgacttctagaaatgaaaaacataataaCTGACATTTAAAGGGTTTGAAGTTTTAAGTCAGAATCTCCAGAAGATACAACAGGAAGAATGAGGATGAAACAATATTCAAAGAGATCATAGAAATGTCCATTTTCTAAACTGTCctataaatttaatgcaattccacTAAGATTCCTAACTAGGAAGCTTCCCCCTGCCCCTAGCAGGAACCTGAGAAGCCGATTCTAAAGCTTATGCGGAAGGACAAAGCCACTCCTCGAGTAGAATGAGGTGGGAGAATCTGCACTACCATTACCTACACAAACTATAAAGCTCTGGTGAGTGTGGTACTGGAACAGGGACAGACAAATGGGCCAAtgggacagaacagagagcccagaaatagaccaagcatatatggaaatgtaattaaaatgagAAGGAACATTGCAGAAGGtggatgtgagatatatatatatatatatatatatatgtgtgtctctGCCCCTGGTTTCTGGTAAAACCCTtataatttcctgagtgataggaaTGTCTGATACAGAGCTCCTAAATCCgttggaatttcctgggtgatacaagtgtcttttgttctaatgaagtGGCTCTTGGTGGGCTCTATGCTAGCTTGGAACTTCTAGCCCTGTCCCCCATTCTCtggtgaggggagaggggatgTAAATTGAGTTAATAGCGGGTCAGAGCTATGTGATGAAGCCTCTGCAAAAATCCGAAAAGTATGGGTttagagagcttccaggttggtaaACATATCCATGTGTCAGAAGGGTGGTGCACCCCAAGTCCAGGATGAAAGCTCTTGCACTCAGGACACTTCCAGACCTCCCCCCCCATGTATCTCTACATCTGGCTATTCATTTGtatcctttaataaataaatccgCGGTAATAAAATAAATCAGCGGTAGTAAGTAAACTGTTTTCCTGGGCTCTATTGAGCTACTTTACCAAACTATTGAACCCAAGGAGAgggtcatgggaacctctgatttgaAGCCAACTCGGACAGAAGTTGTGGGTAACCTGGGGACCCACTCACTACTTGAAACTGGAAGCTGGGGGCAGTCTTGGTGGGTGAACCCTTAACAGGTAGGGGTCTGCACTCACTCcaggtagtgtcagaattgaacaGGATTGTAGGATACCAGTTGGTGTCCGGAGAAAattggagaattgcttggtgtgggaAAAACACCCATCCAACTGGCACCAGAAGTGTTCTGTGTGATCAGTAAATAAGAAACACAGGAGATTTTTCTTAATGGACTACTGATACATGGTGTTAGGGCTATAGTTTCTCCTATAAGGAAAACATGTAACAGAATCCCTATCTTACACCAGCCACAAACATCAAAACGAGATCAACTGATCAATCAAGGGCTTAAAAGTGTAGAAGAATAAGGATACGTTGGAGAGACAGAAGATTATAGTTTTGTCCAAATGTTTTTTGTGAAAGTTTGTGTTTTTGCATGGATCAAAAAAATAGCTCTGCTTCATGATTTCTCTGGTCCTTCAGCAAGAACTCTGATCAACCGGGGTTCACAGACATGCAGTGACACCCTCAAGGACCTCTGGGTGATATGGGGTTTTTGTCCCTCCACTCGGTGACCTGATCgtctttttaacttcttgagcTGATTTCTGTAGttttcctgtctccttcctcttGCCCACATGTCACTTCTTACTGGTTCCGGTCTACCTGTGGCTCCTATGGGCAGAGGTCAGGCCCCCTAACGGGCTTGTAACCCGCTAGGAATTGAGAAAGCTGGTCAGTACTTTTGAAATCGAGAGCATCCGGATTTAAGAAAGAGGCTTCCTAAAGAAGAAAGAGACCAGGCTTCAGGATATCTGGATATCTGCTGTTCCTGCTCagatccccccaaccccccacccatcAGATTGGGTTTGGCTCTGTTCCTGACCACTGAGGATACCTGACGTATAACCAGGTACACGTGGCTCTCACTGTCTCCATAAGATAAAAATAGCCCCATCACCTGAAGGGTGCTTTGCTCACATACCTGGCTTTCAGAGTCCCCTCCCCTGCATGTGCACCGCAGAATGCTTTCCAACTATCAGAGACCCACCCACAGATGGGACACAATGCAAGTGTGCATCTTTAAGTATTAACAGCATCTGCAGTCACCCAGGATACAATGGTGTAAAAATTCCTTTTCCTGTATGCTGGTCCTCTCAGACGGCAAACACTAGAAAATATTAGAATGGAGTTGGGGGGTGTGGTGGGAACAGAAGTAAGGAAAAGGCTGCAGGAGCCAGTAGTTGCCTTTGCAGACGTCATGGCACCTCGCAGCCAGCAGGGGGCAGCCGCAGCACCTCCGGGCCAGGTGCTGGCTCCCTCCAGCTGAAAGATACCCAGCAAAATTCTCCCCGCCCAGGACAAGCCTGTGTAAGAGACATGCCAAAATATCTGGATCCCTACACTCTGAGGCGAATAATTTAGGCAAAGGTACAGacgaaaacagaaaaggaaggttTTAATCCAAACATAAAAGGAAattgatgaatattttaaatttcagttactttaaaaaaaaaaaaacacgatgTTTTATAGTTAGTTGAGTCAAAAACACTGGGCAGTAGAAAGGGTGTGAACACTCTCATATGTTACACAAATTGGTACAAACTTCCGGGAGGGCATTCGGTATGgtaccaaaaaacccaaaaatgtgCATCTTTTT encodes the following:
- the UBTD1 gene encoding ubiquitin domain-containing protein 1; the encoded protein is MGNCVGRQRRERPAAPGHPRKRAGRNEPLKKERLKWKSDYPMTDGQLRSKRDEFWDTAPAFEGRKEIWDALKAAAYAAEANDHELAQAILDGASITLPHGTLCECYDELGNRYQLPVYCLSPPVNLLLEHTEEESLEPPEPTPGVRREFPLKVRLSTGKDVRLNASLPDTVGQLKRQLHSLEGIEPSWQRWFFSGKLLTDRTRLQETKIQKDFVIQVIINQPPPPQD